Genomic window (Apodemus sylvaticus chromosome 22, mApoSyl1.1, whole genome shotgun sequence):
tggaggccagaagagggagttggatcctccaaagctggagttacagatggttctgagcttcCTGGTGTCTGCTGGAAACCAAATttagttctctgcaagaacagtgaatACTTTAAATTATCTCTGTCCACTTAGAAGAAAATCTTTGAGACAGGAACTTGTCCTATGGTGGTTTGGAACTGATTgccctgcctcctgggattacaggaatatgtcaccatgcctgctttgatccttggaattttttttttcaagacaggctttctctgtgtagccctggctgtcctggaactcactctgtagaccaggctggcctcgaactcagaaatccgcctgccagggctggagagatggctcagtggttaagagcaccaactgctcttccaaaggtcctgagttcaaatcccagcaaccacatggtggctcacaaaccatccgtaatgagaactgacaccctcttctggagtgtctgaagacagctacagtgtatttacataaaatgaataaatttaaaaagaaataaaaaaaagaaatccacctgcctctgcctcccagagtgctgggattacaggcatgtgccactactgcccagctggAATTCTTAGTCCTTGGGGCGGGGAGTATGTGGCTTTGATTCCTGTGCTGctctatgggtgctgggactaaggAAAGACATCTTCTCACTTGGGTCACGCCTGTAAAGTGAGTTTATTTACTTGCCCATTTTACAGGGTAGCTGTAGAAAGAACTTGGTGACTGTtacaaagccctgagttccagCCCAGTTTTATCCCCTCTGAGACTGACCTTGGCCCTGAACATGCCAAGGACGTCTTCTGGCATCCTGGGATGGTTCCCTTTTGCCCTGTGTTAACCAGCACGATGGCTGTTAGCAAAGCCCGGGTCTACTGTCACTGTCCAGCTGGAAACGCTAAGCTTCCCAGGCTGTTTTTCTTTCAGGCTTTCTGAGCCAAGCCTGGTGGCCCACCCTCATTAGCACTTTGGGAAGTGGAGATTgggggacagcctgggctacgtggcATTCTGCCTTAGACAACAACAGAagggggggatggagggatggggggatggggggaggacACACAACACTCCTCAAGACTGAGCCCAGGATCCGTCACACAGAATATCCGTGTCCTCGTGTTGTGCAGTGAGGCTGAGGGCTGAGTGCAGATGTCCTGTCAGTGTTGTCCCTCTAAGCACGAGCGCCCTCATCACACTGCTTGAGACAGGGGCTTAGTGTCCAGCCTGTGACCTTCCTGCCTTAGGCTACTGGGTGCTAGCTTTTCAGGTTTTAAAGGGTGTGTTGCCTCAAGATTTCTAGGATAAGCTTGTGTTGGGGGTTCCCTAGGCTATCCTTGGATTCCCTGATTTGTCAAGGCCAGTCCGCTCGAGGCTGAGACTGATCATGATGGAAGTTGGCAAGGCCCAGTCTGCAGAGGAAAGGCCGGGCATGGCTGCCAAGGACATGGCATGGGGTGATGTCTGATGCAGCCAGACAAGTGAAAGACCAGTGCCCACCAGGGTAGTCGTCTAAAGaccttgggtgggggtgggggctgctgtCCCAGCGCCCAGGATGCACAGGGAGCCTGAACCATGCAGTCTGCAAAGACTAACGGTTCTTactaggtggtggtggggggagtgGGAAAAGCCTCCTCAAGATTCAAGTGCCCAAATGCCAGCCAAGGGTCAGGTCAGCCTTAAAGACAGGCTTTCTAAAGATAGCCGTGGGCAAGCATGTCTGTTAACCCTCTCTGCATAGGTGCCATTTGGGTTTAAGGTTCTTCAGTTATGCAGCAAATCACATTAAGTTTTAGTTTATTATTTAGTAAGTATGGGCTGCCTTTGGATACACAAATAATTGTAACCAACTAGCACTGGTTAATTCCGCGGTGGCTTACTACGTGGCCCAAGCAGCAGGCGCGTTCTGTTGCATTCCTTAGACGTGTATGCCTGTTTCTTCTGCTCCCACTGTGCGGTAGTCACTGCATCTGTTTTTTCATGGCTTCTTAGCCATTTTATGTGATGGTATTTTCAACTCCTGATCAAGATTTAAAGCAAAACTGAGCAGAGTCCGTGTGCTCCTTGCCTCAACGCAAGCAGAGGCTCTCACTACCTCAGCAGAGTCATGTTTGTGTTTCTCGAACCTGCGTTGCTACATCTGAAGTTTTGGAGGACAGGCTCTTGTAGTGCAAGGGTTGCAGGTGTGCGCCCTAGCACTCTGCCATCGTCATGTCTGGACCACACAGCCTTACACTTTAGGGCTCCCTCGTGGTGCTGTGTAGAATTTGTAAAAGCATCCGTGTTTACTGAGATAGCTCCACACAGGGCCTGTCCCTGAGACTGCTGCTGTTCCCTTTGTGACTTAATTGCCTCACTTCTTTCTTCATAGGGATTGCCAATGTTATCTGACTGTCGGGCTGATTATTATTTACCACTACAATTGTTACTTTGTAACTTTTACCCAAAAGATGGTGCAGGATAGAGatccctttccctccctgcttcctctcaGACACATAGCCGCTGGTATCCTTGGATGACTAGGGACTCctgatccccttgcctctgtctcATACATTCTCACAGGGGCACTCAGTGTGTGCTATTAGGGCATTCAAACCCAGGCCTTAACTGTGATAGTTCAGGGATGTGACTCTCATGTACACAAACATGTAaaaaaacaccagtgcacataaaataaaaataagtcattaaaaaatgAATCGGATTTAGCAGGGCTTTGGGGCAGTGTAggccagaggatcaggagttagtcttttttttttttctcccctcccaTGGAAACTACTTTGTGGtttgattttatatgtataaaggGAGACTAAagggagttacaggcagttgtgatctgccatgtgggtgtgggaattgaactcagatcctctggaagaacagccagtgctcttaaccactgagccacctcttcagccttaatgggttttttttgtttgtttgtttgttggttttttgagagaaagagagtgagcaTGTCTCACTAGGTGGAGCAGGCTGGGCTCAAAAGCTCAGAAGTCCTCTTGTGCTGGGAtaagggcgtgtgccaccatgagTGCCCTTACTCTTGACTTTGTGAAACTGTCACATTGATGGGCTTGGGGCTGATTGGTGGCCCAGGCTGAGTGTCAGCACTGCAGGTGTGTGCTGACTGACCCAATACTCCAGGGCTTAAGGTCGTGGGCACTACTGATACTATTTCTGATGTCTTTCCCTCACTGATAGAAACTTCAGCTTGAGGGAGGAGTTGGGAAAGgtcattcccccaccccacccactcagcCTTCCCATGAGCCTAGGCCAGCACTCTAtacagtctctgctctgtctccacCGGCTTAGTTCTAAAGCAGAACACAGCTCTGAAGGACGGGGATTTACACTTGCTAATTTTCTAGGTACAGAGCAGATGGTCTGCGATCAGGGTCACATGATTGACAATAGGGCGTTGCGTGGTGGTGGGCACCTAATACCCAGAGGCAGAgccagacagatctctgagttgcaGTCCGTCCAAGGCCGCAGATTGAGGTGCTGTGCTCTCCCTCACCCCAAAAAGATGGAGAGATTGATAACAATTCAGTGTTGATGTTGCTTCCTCCTCGAGTGGCAGGCTTTGTATGTCCCATGATGAATCGGCATTTTGAACACTACTAGATTTTTCCCAACTTTAAAATAAGTACCAAAATCCTTTTGGGTCAGATGGATGGCTCAGCTAGGAAGGCTATCCTCCTCCAAGCCTAAGGATCTGGACTTAAGACCCTGGGACTTTAAAATTATGAAAGCACCATACATCCCAAAtgaataaacaatttttaaaatagaaaaatattttaaagggggAATTGGTACTGGACATtctcttgcaggggacccaggttcagttctcagcatccacacagcagctACCAgtcgtctgtaactccaggtccagaagTTTGCTCTGGCACcttcaggcactgcacacacatagttTATGTACATCCATGTAACACTACTGTACACATAACGTAAGTGAAAATATTTAAGGGCTTGGAGGTGGCTGGGTGGTTGGACTTTGCTGCGCTGGCAGAAGCCCTTGGTTTGGTCCCTGCCCTCCCAtggggtggctcacagctgcctgtaactccagccccagaggacctgaagccttctggcctctgagcacATCAGCACTCGGATGTATGCAATTAGAAATCGGATCCAGGGTTtaagtgtgtgtctgtacacGGGCTTGGGGCTGTGGCATAATTGAAACTGAAGCTGTAGAAGGTCGAACTGTTGTATGGGATCTGGGAACCAGCCTGAGTCAGTTGTTCCAGGACTGCAGCAGGATCTCTGGAGCTGTTTGTCCGAAGTGTAATTTATAAAcctagctgtccttgaactcaaagagatcctcttgggtattgttttgttttgtctatttgagccagggtttctctgtagctccgTCCAGGAACTCACACAGTAGACGGagatggtctggaactcagagctccccctgcttctgccttcccagtgctgggattaaaggagtgtgcccaGTTGTGTGTGCCTACCATGCCCAGTtgacttgtctttttttttagaagatttatttattatatgtaagtgcactatagctgtcttcagacaccccagaagaagccatcagatctcattacagatggttgtgagccaccatgtggtcgctgggatttgaattcaggacctccagaagagcagtcagtgctcttaaccactgagccatctctccagcctcttgacttaagattttttcttttctttctttctttctttcttttttgtttgtttgttcgtttgtttcaagacagggtttctctgtgtagccctggaactcactctgtagaccagactggcctcgaactcagaaatccgcctacctctgcctcccaagtgctgggattaaaggcgggcgccaccactgcccggcttcactTAAGATTTTTTATGTTGGTACAGGGTTCCTCCAAGTTTCCAGGCTGGTCCTTAACCTGCTGTTGCTCATGCTAACCTTGGACATTCTGTCCTCCGTTCTTTGCCCCTAGTGGTTCAGACGGTGGCTCTGCCCACCTGGCTCCTTTCTTTGGGCAGACTTAAAGCTTAAGGGTTTCCCCTCTAACTTAGTTTTCACTGGCAGAGAACATGGAATGTTCCAGATGTGGCTGAGTTACTCTAGCTAAAGGTTGCTGTTGCCTTACACAACCTCCATGGTGCAGTTGGCCACAAGGAGACAAACTTTCTCTCCACGAGCACCCACTGCTGTTCCTGCGTTCTGCAGCCAGAGCAGAGCCGTCGGGTGTAGTGTGCTGATGAGGTCACCGCAGCTTTAAATAGCGCCCAGCTCTTGAAATAAGGACAGCATGATTTAGGGCAAAGGCCAGAACTAGATCTCCATGGCCGCAGGCACTCgagctctctggcatctgagaaggGGATTGGGTTGCACCACAGCAGGGCTTTAGTTTCTCCCGAGACCAGTGAACTGGCCTGCGTGGCCATCCGGAGTTAGCTCTCTGCAGGCTGCTGTTGAGGTTCTGGAAGGAATGGAAAGAGttaaggagggagggtgggtcaGACACTGTTAGAAAGATAGCCTTGGAGGTGGTTGTTGAAGAGGAGGGCAAGGCTTCCTGGGGAGTGCTGGTGCTGAGGACTGGACATCTGTCCAACTCCGTCATGAAGGAAGCACTCCACAGTGGCTCAAGCCTTAAGGCCCACCATGCCAGAGGAgggcaggtgggcaggagggCGGGgtctaggccagccaggattgTATTGTAGTGAGATCTTGTCAAACACCTAAAGATACCCAGGAATATGcagaaaactgttttttttttttagtcagttGGAATATGGCAGTGGGTAGAGGGTAGGCTGTCatgccagaggccctgggtttgttCCCTAAGATCACCTAAAAAGTAATGGTGGGGCCACACAGACACAGCAGCCATAGCCCAGAGGTCACCCAACAGGCTCTTGTCTTCTGGGGTTTTTGTACAGACTGAAAAGGCCTCAGGACTCCGCAAGAGTGGGGCCACACTTAACAGTCCGCCAGCGCAGAGCCTggagaaaggaagctgagagtttaaggccagggcgtggttgtttgttttggggggttgtttttttgttttttttttcctcatcaacttgacccaagctgtGGGCAAGGCTGTGTTGTGTGGAGGTGttttttcttgattagtgatgtgggagaggaggtgaggcccagcccactgtggatggtaCCAACTCTGGGCTCGTGGTCTTGGGTGGTGTAAAAGTGTAGGCTGAGTAAGTCCTGGGAAGCCTGggaggccctgggctccatctccagcactaaGTGGCTGCCATACTTGTCCCTTGTTTATCCCAGTGCTGCAGGTTGGAAGCTAGCATGTAAAGATAGTCCTCTACTGTTGAGCTGCAGCCCCAGCCCTGGGAAGTGTTGTAGCACCTGAGTGGTGTTTCCCTAGTCCGCTAAGATTACctacatgtctgtgcaccacatgtgcctggtacctgcagaggccagaagagggctttagatTCCTGGACTCgtagttatagatggctgtgagccaccatgtgggtgctaggaagtgacccccaggtcctctgtaagagcagccagtgctctcaaactcacagattgcCTGCCTCGGCTTCTCAGGTATGAGGGTTAAGGGTGTGCTCCACCAACCTGGCTTTTCCAGTCCCATTTTAAGATTCTTTATTCCACTtacttatatttatgtgtattggATTTATTTATATGGTACATGGAGGTCAGGGGCAACTTGAATCAGCTCTGGCCACTGTAGATCGCAGGGTCAAACCTGCGTTAAGGCTTTTACAGTAGGCGGCTTCACCCTCTGAGCCAGCCTGCCTGGCTCAATCGCCCAGTGTCAGCTTCCTTTCTGTGGTGTGTCATCTGTTTGTTGTTAGCATaggagaagaaaacttcctttttGTTCAAAAGTCAACTTATGGGTGACTCATTCTTTCCCAGAGGGGCCATGACTCAAACCAGGGCACTCACTGGTCAGGTTGAGGCTTGCTCCCTTCCTGAGAACATAGCCAGCTTGTGCTAAAATTGCTAGGTGTCCATGTTACATGAGAGGAATTGACTTGTCCCTCCGTGGAGGGCAATGGTGCTTGTTACAGCAGAGGCCACCTGCGCTGCTCCCTTCCCCCGAGGCAGAGCGcagtctgtctctgcctgctgacCGGCCTGCTGTGTGTTGGTGTGAAGACTTTTCTCCCATTATCGTCCGTCGTAACGGCTCTCGGTCCTTCCCCCTCCAGGTGACTGAGCTGAACGAACCACTGTCCAACGAGGAACGGAACCTCCTGTCGGTGGCCTACAAGAACGTGGTTGGGGCTCGCCGCTCCTCCTGGAGGGTCATCAGCAGCATCGAGCAGAAGACGTCCGCGGATGGCAACGAGAAGAAGATAGAGATGGTCCGAGCCTACCGCGAGAAGATCGAGAAGGAGCTGGAGGCCGTGTGCCAGGACGTGCTGAGCCTGCTGGACAACTACCTGATCAAGAACTGCAGCGAGACCCAGTACGAGAGCAAGGTCTTCTACCTGAAGATGAAAGGGGACTATTACCGCTACCTGGCAGAGGTGGCCACCGGGGAGAAAAGGGCGACCGTGGTGGAGTCATCTGAGAAGGCTTACAGCGAAGCCCACGAGATCAGCAAGGAGCACATGcagcccacccaccccatccGGCTGGGCCTGGCGCTTAACTACTCCGTTTTCTACTATGAGATCCAGAACGCCCCGGAGCAAGCGTGCCACCTGGCCAAGACCGCCTTCGATGATGCCATCGCCGAGCTCGACACTCTGAACGAGGACTCCTACAAGGACTCCACGCTGATCATGCAGCTGCTCCGAGACAACCTAACGCTCTGGACGAGCGACCAGCAAGATGACGACGGCGGCGAAGGCAACAACTAAGGCCCCAGGTGGACTGGCAGCGCACGCTGATGCTACTACTgcagtctttatttttttcccatgaGTTGGGGgtcgggtgggggaggggaaagggagggctgACCTTCCCAGGGAGAAACCCACGACTGTCCTGTCTTTGATTGCCTCTTTGACATTTTTGCCAAAATACCACTAGTGGAAAGTCAGGCTAGCTATGCTGGTATCGGAGTAGCAGCCTCACACAGGCATCCGGACTGTTGTGCAGGCTTGTGCAAGTGGAGCTGTCTGCCTTTAGTTTAACTTATTGCTAGATGGTAGGGTTCTAAGAAGAAAAACCGGAGGTGGATGGCCCTCATTCAGTGCGCTCTGTGGTTCCAGTAAGGATTCTTGTgtctgcgctctctctctctctctctctctctctctctctctctctctctctctttctctctctctccttcagctCCGtggctcttttctctctgtggctgtgcttttttttttctctctttctctccctctttctttccctaggGTGTATACCAGAGAAGTTATAAATTACCCAACTGGACAGGCTTAGAGCGGAAGGCATGGCCCTGTATTTTGGAAGTCTGGCGGGTTGGCAGTGTTGACACTAAATTCCAGTTTACAGTATTTCTACGTGACAGCCATACATGACACCAAACCCTGGGGTCTGAGTTCCTTTGTCAGGTCGGTTTTACATCTGTGTCCAGGTTGGTCTGGCTGCTCGTCAGCTCTTAACGTGGGGAGGGAGAGTCAGAGCTTCCCGTTAGGTTTCGGTTGATGGGTGCTTGGCAGGGGCTGTGGGGAATACTTTCTTTTTGGTTCTTCTTTACACTTTAAGGTAAGCCCATCACAGAACTAGAAACcgttaagacacacacacacacacacacacacaacacggaGAAAATTCAGGTCTGTATGTCATTTATCAGAGACTCCTGCGCTCAGCAGCCAGGGCTCCGCCCCAGTGTCGCTGCCTGTTGAACGTCAGCACCTGGGTCTAGCCTGCACCTTGTGCCAGCAGCATGCAGGTCCCGGGGCGGTGGGCTGGACCGTAAGGGGTGGGAGGTTATCACCGAGACGTGGAGATCCGGTGCCAGCAGCTGAGCCAACAGGAAACCATAGGAAGAGGCAGGTCACTCGAGGGAGCCTAGTCCCTGAGCCAGTTGTCCCTGCCCTCCGGTCCCCCAGCACTCCTCCTTTCCCAAGGGCTCAGTGGAGGGGCCAAGGTTCGGCCGGAGGCCCTGCTCACCCTGACCTACGCTTTCCTAGTTTTCCTTTTTGAGTGAAATCGTCGTTGTTGAGATTGGCTTCTCTCTCGTGAGGTCACTGCACATGTGACATTGAAGGAAGCTATGCTGCTATGTCCTACATGGTCCGTCCCAGTCCTAGGTCCCTCATTCTCTCTGTGGATAAACCTTTCCATAAACATGCCCTGTTGCATGCAGAGTGTGCAGTTTATGTCTTCTGGAGAACCCTAGTCTCGGGTTCCCAAGACGAGAAGCACCCCAAACTTGCTTTGCTTGTCTTCAAAGGCCTAGCAGCCACTTTGTCTTTTACTGAAACCCAGCTCCCACGTAAGCTGAGTAACTTCACAGGATGCTGGTGCGTGGCCCCTCTGCACATCCCTGCTAGCATGCCCTTCTGCAGAGGCCCCTCCTCAGCTAGTGCGCAAGTGCCCACTAACAGGGACCCACGGAGACCGTAGTGGAGGGGGCTTGGCCACCAGAGCCATGGACAGAAGGGTCAGTGGGGCTTCGCCCGGTTTGTCTCCATGTCCACAGTGAGCATGACCCTGTCCCGCTTGTACTGTTTGGAAAGACCCTACTGGAATCGCAAAACCTAGTTTCTCTTTACATTTCAGCCTTGACCTTTGCTGTATTCTAGAAAAATCATGTGAGGGTAGATCTGAAGAGGGAGAGCGGCAGGCCCGGCGTGAGCTCGGACCACTCCTCCTTCACTTACTGTTGAGAAGCGCACCTGCCTCTGATGCTGTCTGCAGTGCCGCGCGGTTGCTGCTCCATCCTATTGATACAGTATTGTGCATGCTGGTGTTGTATTTCTATGCGGTAGCTTGACATTTATTAACTTACACTGTAGGTGTTATGTATTCCTATGACAAAAAACTTaagacttcaatttttttttaaactttttttttttaatttaagtttttCCTTTCAGGGGTAAAGTTTGCTTTACCAAATAGTGATTGTAACAAATTGATCTGTTTTGGATGTTGCTATAGTGACATGCAgttctatattttgtttttcaggggGGAGGGGACAAAAGAAACACCAGTATTAGCTTACTCTTAATGTCTGGTGTTTGTCATGGTGAAATTATAACTATTACAGTGTAGGAGAACGCCACGGACGTTCTCTGAACGCGCCTCTGTGCTTTCTCGTCATGTTATGCAGTGAAACTATTTTTAAGGTCTaatcaagtgatttttttccccccaacTCCGTGTTTCGCTAAGGAATTATTTCGCACACGGACCATTCTTAGCAGTTTCCTCAGTGATGGAATATTCATGAATGTGAGTCATTATGTAGCCGTCGTACATTGAGCAAAATAAACTTACAGATCTGATGTCGGCGGTGCCTAGCTTCATTTAATAGAGTTTAActgctttgtttttgaaattttgattGGAGGTGGGTGTCCTGCACCTCCACTCGGGAATGAGGCTGGGCGGTGTGTGGGGCTCGGCAGTGCGGAAAATGAAAGGCGGGGGTGGAGCTCAGGTTCAGCTCTTGTCTAGTAGGTGGGAGGCTTAGGTTTGGCTTCCCAGCACAGTGAGTTTGGTGGTTTTACACTTGTGATT
Coding sequences:
- the Ywhag gene encoding 14-3-3 protein gamma, translated to MVDREQLVQKARLAEQAERYDDMAAAMKNVTELNEPLSNEERNLLSVAYKNVVGARRSSWRVISSIEQKTSADGNEKKIEMVRAYREKIEKELEAVCQDVLSLLDNYLIKNCSETQYESKVFYLKMKGDYYRYLAEVATGEKRATVVESSEKAYSEAHEISKEHMQPTHPIRLGLALNYSVFYYEIQNAPEQACHLAKTAFDDAIAELDTLNEDSYKDSTLIMQLLRDNLTLWTSDQQDDDGGEGNN